In Serinicoccus marinus DSM 15273, the genomic stretch TTCGGCACCGGGGCGGCGGGACAGCTGCTGCTCTCTTCGTCTTCCTCAGCACGCTCAGCGCGTCGGCCACCCTCATCAAGGCGCGACGCGACGGCGTCGTCCGCCGCACGATGAGCGCTCCGCTGACCGGGACGGAGGTGGTCGCCGGCCTGGCCCTCGGGCGGGTGGCGATCGCGCTGACGCAGGGCGGCTACATCATGGTCGCCAGCTCGCTCCTCTTCGGCGTGGACTGGGGACACCTCTGGTCCGCCCTGCTGGTCATGCTCGTCTTCGCCGTGGTCGCAGCGGGGGTGGCCCTCGTCATCGGCGTCCTGGTCGACTCCGAGGGTGCGGCCAGCGGGCTGTCGGTCGGTGCCGGGCTGGTGATCGGCGCGATCGGTGGGTGCATGGTGCCCCTCGAGCTCTACCCCGACCGGTTGCGCGCGCTGGCGCACCTCACCCCGCACGCGTGGGCCTACGACGCGCTCGCCGACATCCAGCGGCGCGGGGCGGCCGTGCCGGACGTCCTCCTCGAGCTGGGCGTCCTGGTCGCCATGGCCCTCCTCGTGCTCAGCCTGGCCACGCTCCTGCTGCGCCGCAGCCTGGCCCGGGCGATGTGAGGCGCGCGAGGGCCCGGGGCCGGCGGTCGAGCCCTGTAGGGTGGCGGTGCGCCACGGACGAGCACGAGGGGTCCGTCCGCCGGGTCACGGCCGAGTGGGGCAAGGGCGCGGATCATCGACGAGAGGGAGCACCATCATGGCCAGGCACCGCCACATCACCACGCTCGCGCTCTCCGGCCTCCTGGTCGGCGGCCTGACCGCCTGCGGTGGTGGGGACGAGCCGGCCGCCACCGAGACGGAGTCGGCGCAGGAGAGCAGCGCGCAGGAGACCGGGTCCTCGGAGGAGGAGTCCGCCACCGAGGAGACGACGGAGGAGAGCTCGCAGGAGGAGACGAGCGAGGAGTCCGGCGGCGAGGCCTCCGGCGTCCCGCCGCTGGAGGAGCTGTGGCCGACCGTCATCGACAACGCCAACTCGGCCGAGTCTATGACGACGACCATCGCGGGCTCCGACGGGGAGATGACGATCGACGCCACCCTCACCGGGCAGCTCGACGACTCCAACTTCCAGGTGGAGGCCACCATCGACGGCGGCGAGGTGTCGATCATCGCCGTGGAGGAGACCTACTACCTCAACGGTGACGAGTCCTTCTGGACGATGGCCGGTGGCGAGGCCCAGGCGGGCACCCTGGCCGGGCAGTGGATCGAGGCACCGCCGGAGATGGGAATCGGTGACAGCTTCTCGCTGTCGACCCTGTGGGAGGAGTTCTTCGGGGAGGTCCCGACGGACGCCAGCGACCTGCAGACCTCGACCGCCGAGATGGGCGAGGTCGACGGGATGGAGGCCTACCACTACGTCGTCGAGAGCGACGAGGCCGAGATCTGGGTGTCCGCCGACGGGGAGGACAACCTGCTCCGCGTCGTCATCGCCGATGGCGCCGAAGCCGGCGACGACCTCGAGATGAACATCCGCGACTGGAACGACGCGCCGCAGGTCGAGGCCCCGCAGGACGCGGTCCCGATCGAGGAGCTCATGGGCTCGCAGGGCTGACGTCCAGGTCCTCACCCGCCACCGCGGCCCCGCTGAACTGGGCCGCGTGCAGCCGGGCGTAGGGCCCGCCCGCGTCCACCAGCTCGTCATGGGTGCCCTGCTCCACGATCTGGCCCGACTCCATCACGAGGATGAGGTCGGCGTCACGGATCGTCGAGAGCCGGTGCGCGATGACGAAGCTGGTACGGTCCGCCCGCAGCCGGGCCATCGCCTCCTGCACCAGCAGCTCGGTGCGGGTGTCGACCGAGCTGGTCGCCTCGTCGAGGATGAGCAGCGAGGGCTGGGCGACGAAGGCCCGGGCGATGGTGATGAGCTGCTTTTCCCCGACGGACACGGCACCGGCGTCGTCGTCGAGCACGGTGTCGTAGCCGTCGGGCAGGTGCTGCACGAACCGGTCGACGTAGGCCGCCTCGGCGGCCGCGCGGATCTCTTCCTCCTTCGCCCCCGGTCGGCCGTAGGCGATGTTGTCGCGGATGCTGCCCTCGAAGAGCCAGGTGTCCTGGAGGACCATCCCGACCCGGGAGCGCAGGTCGGCCCGCGTCATGGTCGTGATGTCCTGCCCGTCGAGGGTGATGCGTCCGGCGTCCAGCTCGTAGAAGCGCAGCACCAGGTTGACCAGCGTGGTCTTGCCCGCGCCGGTGGGTCCCACGATGGCCACCGTCTGCCCCGGCTCGGCGACGAGCGACAGGTCCTCGATGAGCGGCTCCGACCCGTAGGAGAAGCTCACGTCCTCGAAGGCGATGCGCCCACCGCGGTCCTGCGGAGGGGATGCCGGGTCGGGGGTCTCGGGCACCTGTCGCTGCGCGTCGAGGAGCTCGAAGGTGCGCTCGGCCGACGCCACCCCGGACTGCAGCAGGTTGGCCATCGAGGCGACCTGGGTCACCGGCTGGGTGAACTGGCGCGAGTACTGGATG encodes the following:
- a CDS encoding ABC transporter permease, yielding MKARRDGVVRRTMSAPLTGTEVVAGLALGRVAIALTQGGYIMVASSLLFGVDWGHLWSALLVMLVFAVVAAGVALVIGVLVDSEGAASGLSVGAGLVIGAIGGCMVPLELYPDRLRALAHLTPHAWAYDALADIQRRGAAVPDVLLELGVLVAMALLVLSLATLLLRRSLARAM